The Tenebrio molitor chromosome 3, icTenMoli1.1, whole genome shotgun sequence genome contains a region encoding:
- the LOC138126377 gene encoding lipase member N-like, producing MLPKLFLVLCSSFALSTAFNPSNNACTKLRDYPIKAVSKNCFVNPNVKSRTPKIIVQNRYPFEAYNVTTTDGYKLQLFRIPPRENDNRTNKQPVFLEHGIFVDSANWVYIGERSLAFVLADQGYDVWLANQRGTRYSREHTKLKDSDHKYWLYSLDDLAQYDVPAALDLIANVTGKAGSIVYMGHSRGSTVIFMYASSNPVHTRRMLKGIVAFSPIAYFDFVWYLKGLSKLGPLIGKVFLFFNITVVNRHMEILISLLQVLCGYVPHLCRFGLTLSSGRTVHFLPEDLLAFYSHFPSSIATMQLTQYSQMSVSNKFQKYDYGKKENLKKYGQEKPPLYNLTNIIVPLVMYYGKHDILIKEPQVQRIYDEIGSAVKVYQSVPIGVEEDKLQYGHNDFIWAGDLDKSLYPHLLESLKNHMSSK from the exons ATGTTACCAAAGTTGTTTCTTGTGTTGTGCTCTTCCTTCGCCCTATCAACAGCATTTAACCCTTCGAATAATGCTTGTACCAAACTTCGTGACTACCCAATTAAAGCCGTcagcaaaaattgttttgtaaatCCAAATGTCAAGTCCAGAACG CCGAAAATCATCGTACAAAACCGGTACCCATTTGAGGCCTACAATGTGACTACCACTGATGGGTACAAGTTGCAACTGTTTAGAATACCACCGAGAGAGAATGACAACAGGACAAACAAGCAACCGGTCTTTTTGGAGCACGGGATCTTTGTGGACTCGGCCAATTGGGTCTACATCGGAGAGCGGTCGCTGG CTTTTGTGTTGGCTGATCAAGGCTACGACGTCTGGCTGGCCAATCAACGAGGCACTCGCTACTCTCGTGAACACACCAAGCTGAAGGATTCCGACCACAAGTACTGGTTGTACAGCTTGGATGATCTCGCTCAATACGACGTACCAGCAGCTCTGGATCTCATAGCAAATGTGACAGGAAAAGCGGGTTCCATCGTGTACATGGGACATTCCAGAGGCTCCACTGTGATTTTTATGTACGCCTCTAGCAATCCCGTACACACTCGAAGGATGCTCAAAGGAATCGTCGCATTCAGTCCCATCGCTTATTTCGATTTCGTGTGGTACCTCAAGGGCTTGAGCAAACTGGGGCCCCTCATTGGA AAAGTATTTCTCTTTTTCAACATTACTGTTGTCAATCGACACATGGAGATTCTCATCAGCTTGCTTCAAGTACTCTGTGGATACGTCCCTCATTTGTGCAGGTTTGGTCTAACACTTAGTTCTGGAAGGACCGTCCATTTCCTACCT GAAGATTTGTTGGCGTTTTACTCTCACTTTCCCTCGTCGATTGCGACAATGCAACTGACTCAGTACTCGCAAATGTCCGTAAGTaacaaattccaaaaatacGATTACGGAAAGAAGGAGAATTTGAAGAAATATGGACAAGAGAAACCCCCGTTGTACAATTTGACCAACATTATAGTACCACTGGTTATGTACTATGGTAAACacgatattttaattaaagaacCG CAAGTGCAAAGAATTTATGATGAAATTGGGAGCGCTGTGAAGGTGTACCAAAGTGTGCCCATCGGTGTGGAGGAGGACAAATTGCAGTACGGTCATAATGATTTTATTTGGGCAGGAGATCTGGACAAATCACTCTATCCCCACCTTTTGGAATCTTTGAAAAATCAcatgtcttcaaaataa
- the LOC138126356 gene encoding gastric triacylglycerol lipase-like, with translation MLPRLFVVLCFSIALSETFNPSNNACTKLRDYPVKAFSKNCFVNPNVKSRTPKMIVQNRYPVVAYNVTTSDGYKLQLFRIPPRENDNRTNKQPVFLEHGIFVDSANWVYIGERSLAFVLADQGYDVWLANQRGTRYSREHTKLKDSDYKYWLYSLDDLAHNDVPAALDLIANVTGKAGSIVYMGHSRGSTVILMYASSNPLHARRMLKGIVAFSPIAYLDVVWYLKGLIKLGPLIGKVLLFLNISVINRQMEILISLLQVLCGYVPHLCRFALTLSSGRTVHFLPEDLLTFYSHFPSSIATMQLIQYSQMSVSNKFQKYDYGKEENLKKYGQEEPPLYNLTNIIVPLVMYYGKHDILIKEPQVQRINEEVGCAVKVYKSVPIDVEEDSLQYGHNDFIWAGDMRESLYPHLLESLENHMSSK, from the exons ATGTTACCAAGACTGTTTGTGGTGTTGTGCTTTTCCATCGCCCTATCAGAAACGTTTAACCCTTCGAATAACGCTTGTACCAAGCTTCGTGACTACCCAGTCAAGGCATTcagcaaaaattgttttgtaaatCCAAATGTGAAGTCCAGAACG CCGAAAATGATCGTACAAAACCGGTACCCGGTTGTGGCCTACAACGTAACTACCAGTGATGGGTACAAGTTGCAACTATTCAGAATACCACCAAGAGAGAATGACAACAGGACAAACAAGCAACCCGTTTTTTTGGAGCACGGGATCTTTGTGGACTCGGCCAATTGGGTCTACATCGGAGAGCGGTCGCTGG CTTTTGTGTTGGCTGATCAAGGCTACGACGTCTGGCTGGCCAATCAGCGAGGCACTCGCTACTCCCGTGAACACACCAAGCTGAAGGATTCCGACTACAAGTACTGGTTGTACAGCCTGGACGACCTCGCCCACAACGACGTACCAGCAGCTCTAGACCTCATAGCAAATGTGACAGGAAAAGCAGGTTCCATCGTGTACATGGGACATTCTAGAGGCTCCACTGTAATTTTAATGTACGCCTCTAGCAATCCCCTTCACGCTCGAAGGATGCTCAAAGGGATCGTCGCATTCAGTCCCATCGCTTATTTAGATGTCGTGTGGTACCTCAAGGGCTTGATCAAACTGGGGCCTCTCATTGGA AAAGTACTCCTCTTTCTCAACATTTCTGTGATTAATCGACAAATGGAAATTTTGATAAGTTTGCTTCAAGTACTCTGTGGATACGTACCTCATTTGTGCAGATTTGCCTTAACACTCAGTTCTGGAAGGACGGTCCATTTCCTACCT GAAGATTTGTTGACGTTTTACTCTCACTTTCCCTCGTCGATTGCGACAATGCAACTGATTCAGTATTCGCAAATGTCCGTGAGTaacaaattccaaaaatacGATTACGGAAAGGAGGAGAATTTGAAGAAATATGGACAAGAAGAACCCCCGTTGTACAATCTAACCAACATTATAGTACCACTGGTTATGTACTATGGTAAACACGATATTTTGATTAAAGAACCG CAAGTGCAAAGAATTAACGAGGAAGTTGGATGCGCTGTGAAGGTGTACAAAAGTGTGCCCATCGATGTGGAGGAGGACAGTTTGCAGTACGGCCATAATGATTTTATCTGGGCAGGAGATATGCGCGAATCACTCTATCCCCACCTTTTAGAATCTTTGGAAAATCAcatgtcttcaaaataa
- the LOC138125648 gene encoding golgin subfamily A member 6-like protein 25: MKKSDSESERDEDHKRKREEGRESEERINPFRKSKKVERSPVKKAMDEEMKKMLEKIMEDVGEIKEENRKMSRELEQLKSMMREKEEKWEREKMELKEKMTKLEEKMEEQEKRVRKKNIVVTGLDEEECENEKKLEKWMKAELEVEVRVKEMYKINGGKMIVAELASWGEKRKVMENKRKLREKKRKESVHRR, from the coding sequence atgaaaaaaagtgataGTGAAAGCGAGAGAGACGAAGATCACAAAAGGAAAAGAGAAGAAGGACGAGAATCAGAAGAGAGGATTAACCCATTTcggaaaagtaaaaaagtggAAAGATCACCTGTTAAAAAGGCAATGGATGAGGAAATGAAaaagatgttggaaaaaattatggaGGATGTAGGGGAGATAAAGGAAGAGAATCGGAAGATGAGCCGGGAATTGGAACAACTGAAAAGTATGATGCGtgaaaaggaagaaaaatgGGAAAGAGAAAAGAtggaattaaaagaaaaaatgacaaaattggAGGAGAAAATGGAAGAGCAGGAAAAAAGAGtgagaaaaaagaatattgtCGTAACGGGACTGGATGAAGAGGAATGTGAGAACGAGAAGAAACTGGAAAAATGGATGAAGGCAGAATTAGAGGTTGAAGTAAGGGTGAAAGagatgtataaaataaatggaggaaaaatgattgtggcagAACTTGCGAGCTGGGGGGAAAAACGGAAAGTTATGGAAAATAAAAGGAAactaagagaaaaaaaaaggaaagagaGTGTACATAGAAGATGA